A single region of the Mycobacterium lentiflavum genome encodes:
- a CDS encoding YhgE/Pip domain-containing protein, with protein MSKAQPRHAVPNPKRNAKALRTVRFWALPIGATLALMSALCALYLGGILNPTTNLRHFPIAVVNEDAGTAGPKIVDGLVSALDKNKFDIRVVSHDEAKRLLDRAQAYAELVIPPTFSSNLREYGESAVLPTKAERPSVTIFTNPRAGTLGAGIAGQTLNQAMAVADTKVGQYLSSQVAQQTGGATLTGAAQAGLASPIDIKSAVYNPLPNGTGNGLSAFYYALLLLLAGFTGSIVVSTLVDSLLGYVPAEWGPVYRFAEQANISRFRTLLVKWGIMLVLALLTSGIYMAIAHGLGMPIALGWQLWAYGVFAIVAVGVTSSSLIAVLGSMGLLFSMLVFVILGLPSAGATVPLEAVPPFFRWLAEFEPMHQVFLGVRSLLYLNGDGEAGLTQALLMTSIGLVIGLLVGGIITRIYDRSGFHRIPGAIGVAIAEVHQSQHKARRSGRHESSGNAADAEPSDADTSQPDAESVSEQT; from the coding sequence ATGTCGAAAGCCCAACCGCGGCACGCGGTGCCGAATCCGAAGCGGAACGCAAAAGCGCTGAGAACAGTGCGGTTCTGGGCGTTGCCGATCGGCGCCACGCTGGCCCTCATGTCGGCGTTGTGTGCGCTGTATCTGGGCGGCATTCTGAATCCCACCACCAACCTGCGTCACTTCCCGATCGCCGTAGTGAACGAGGACGCCGGAACCGCCGGCCCGAAAATCGTCGACGGCCTGGTCTCCGCGCTGGATAAGAACAAATTCGACATCCGCGTGGTGTCCCACGACGAGGCCAAACGGCTGCTGGACCGGGCGCAGGCCTACGCCGAATTGGTCATTCCGCCAACGTTCTCGTCGAATTTGCGCGAGTACGGCGAGAGCGCTGTGCTGCCCACCAAGGCCGAGCGGCCGTCGGTCACGATCTTTACCAACCCGCGCGCCGGCACGCTGGGCGCCGGTATCGCCGGACAGACCCTCAACCAGGCCATGGCCGTTGCCGATACCAAAGTGGGACAATACCTTTCGTCGCAAGTCGCGCAGCAGACCGGCGGCGCGACGCTGACCGGAGCGGCGCAGGCGGGACTGGCCAGCCCGATCGACATCAAGTCAGCCGTGTACAACCCGCTACCCAACGGCACCGGCAACGGGCTGTCGGCGTTTTACTACGCATTGCTGTTGTTGCTGGCTGGGTTTACCGGCAGCATCGTCGTGTCCACCTTGGTGGACTCATTGCTCGGGTACGTGCCGGCCGAATGGGGCCCGGTGTATCGATTTGCCGAGCAGGCCAACATCTCTCGCTTCCGCACCTTGTTGGTGAAGTGGGGAATCATGCTGGTGCTGGCGTTGCTGACGTCAGGCATCTACATGGCCATTGCCCACGGACTCGGCATGCCCATTGCGCTTGGCTGGCAGTTGTGGGCGTACGGGGTCTTCGCGATCGTCGCGGTGGGCGTGACGTCCAGTTCGCTGATCGCGGTGCTGGGTTCGATGGGCCTGTTGTTCAGCATGCTGGTTTTCGTGATCCTCGGGTTGCCGTCGGCGGGCGCCACCGTCCCACTGGAGGCGGTCCCGCCGTTCTTCCGCTGGCTGGCCGAGTTTGAGCCGATGCACCAGGTGTTCCTGGGCGTGCGGTCGCTGTTGTATCTCAACGGCGACGGGGAGGCCGGCCTCACGCAGGCGTTGTTGATGACGTCGATCGGGCTGGTGATCGGCCTGCTGGTGGGCGGCATCATCACGCGCATCTACGATCGCAGCGGCTTCCACCGGATTCCCGGTGCGATCGGCGTGGCAATCGCCGAGGTGCATCAATCGCAACACAAGGCGCGCAGGTCCGGTAGACACGAGAGTTCCGGCAATGCCGCCGACGCCGAACCAAGCGACGCGGACACCAGCCAGCCTGATGCCGAAAGCGTAAGCGAGCAAACGTAA
- a CDS encoding LysR family transcriptional regulator — MPQVLDIAPLRSLVAVADCGGFHRAAAALHVSQSAVSQHLRKVEAVVGEPVVERFGRGVLFTEMGQRVLRHARTILAAHDAALDDLGATEQKVLTVGATEHGADVMLPALTTVLRERLPDRRPRFRLDRNVSLADAIDRGLVDLAIMLDGSGLDRANASGIVQLQWVSARTFSVGQAEPLPLVIYAEPCTLREPAFALLEKHRVDYDVVAECGDLAGLYAAVRSGLGLALLPKIGKLPDGVCPAEGLPAANAASILVRGRSGIDPDVLSTVDAAVREVLAGER; from the coding sequence ATGCCCCAGGTGCTCGATATCGCGCCGCTGCGCAGCCTAGTCGCGGTGGCCGACTGTGGCGGATTTCACCGGGCGGCCGCCGCGCTGCACGTGAGTCAGTCCGCGGTCAGTCAGCACTTGCGAAAAGTCGAGGCTGTGGTCGGCGAACCGGTGGTCGAGCGCTTCGGGCGTGGCGTCTTGTTCACCGAGATGGGTCAGCGGGTGCTGCGGCATGCGCGCACGATTCTGGCGGCGCACGACGCGGCGCTCGACGATCTCGGCGCGACCGAACAGAAGGTGCTTACGGTCGGCGCCACCGAGCACGGCGCGGACGTGATGCTGCCCGCCCTGACCACCGTGCTGCGCGAACGTCTTCCCGACCGGCGACCGCGATTCCGGCTGGACCGCAACGTTTCCCTGGCGGACGCGATCGACCGCGGGCTGGTGGATTTGGCGATCATGCTCGACGGATCCGGGCTGGATCGTGCCAACGCATCGGGAATTGTTCAACTGCAATGGGTTTCAGCACGGACCTTCAGCGTCGGGCAAGCAGAGCCGCTGCCGCTGGTGATCTATGCCGAACCGTGCACACTGCGCGAGCCGGCCTTCGCGCTGCTCGAGAAGCACCGCGTCGACTACGACGTCGTGGCCGAATGTGGGGACTTGGCCGGGCTGTACGCGGCGGTGCGCTCGGGTCTGGGATTGGCTTTGCTGCCGAAGATCGGCAAGCTCCCCGACGGTGTGTGCCCGGCCGAGGGCCTGCCCGCGGCTAATGCCGCCTCGATCCTGGTGCGTGGCCGCTCGGGCATCGACCCCGACGTGCTGAGCACCGTCGATGCCGCGGTGCGTGAGGTGCTGGCCGGCGAAAGGTGA
- a CDS encoding YoaK family protein, with translation MDFKASPVSERSTVVALLLLTFATGLADAISVLVLGHVFVANMTGNVIFLGFWLAPRTNVDLTAVVVALPTFVITTILSGRLTRYFGSRTRPWITTVLSLELVLLIVLSILAGSGVLHYHDDTKLIVIGFLAVTFGLQHSSARQFGIQELSTTVLTATIVSLGMDSRLSGGTGARENLRLTVVSTMCAGAFAGATISRFVIAPVFSLIAVLVAVSLLIFRFGPPATEPAVTATAEPADG, from the coding sequence GTGGATTTCAAGGCGTCGCCGGTATCCGAGCGGTCGACCGTCGTGGCCCTGTTGCTGTTGACCTTCGCCACCGGATTGGCCGACGCGATCAGCGTCTTGGTACTCGGCCACGTGTTCGTCGCCAACATGACCGGCAACGTGATCTTCCTTGGCTTCTGGCTCGCTCCGCGCACCAACGTCGACTTGACGGCGGTTGTGGTGGCGCTGCCCACCTTCGTGATCACCACCATCCTCAGTGGCAGGCTGACCCGCTATTTCGGTAGTAGGACGCGCCCGTGGATCACCACCGTGCTGTCGTTGGAGCTCGTGTTGCTGATCGTGTTGTCGATACTGGCCGGCTCCGGTGTACTGCACTATCACGACGACACCAAGCTCATCGTCATCGGCTTCCTCGCGGTGACGTTCGGTCTGCAGCATTCGAGCGCACGCCAGTTCGGCATCCAAGAGCTCTCCACCACCGTGTTGACGGCGACGATCGTCAGTCTCGGTATGGACAGCCGACTGTCCGGGGGCACGGGTGCGCGCGAAAATCTGCGTCTCACTGTCGTTTCGACGATGTGTGCCGGTGCGTTCGCCGGCGCGACGATCTCACGATTCGTCATCGCCCCGGTATTCAGCCTCATCGCGGTGCTGGTCGCGGTCAGCCTGCTGATCTTCCGGTTCGGGCCGCCGGCCACCGAACCCGCGGTGACCGCGACGGCCGAGCCGGCTGACGGTTAG
- a CDS encoding NAD(P)H-dependent amine dehydrogenase family protein, which yields MLKVGVWGPGSMGVIALRGVIDHPELQLTDLVVHSDAKAGRDAGELCGIAPVGVVATQDPTQLLAGDADAVVYAAGANLRPLEAVEDMVSILRAGKNVVSCSVVPLVFPDAVDGAFTDPLRQAALDGGVSFFTSGIDSGFANDVLPLLLTGVSRVIESVRVTEMFNYATYPDRAAVYEILGFGKPPDYQAFAAQPGIFTFGWGPVLHQLAAGLGVKIDNIEETNERVAATESFDTPTGHIEAGTIAAMRSTLTGYVGDKPTFVVDHVTRMRDDIAGDWPQPHISLVPKDLGFGPASGRGAYRVEIEGSPTMRCEFEMAEDHDHDLGARIAGSSRIVNAIPAVCAAAPGLLCALDLPLITGAGLVRSVEGPSPDSRLLGRRP from the coding sequence GTGCTGAAGGTGGGAGTCTGGGGGCCGGGCTCGATGGGCGTCATCGCCCTGCGGGGCGTGATCGACCACCCTGAGTTACAACTGACCGATCTCGTCGTGCACAGCGACGCCAAAGCGGGCCGCGACGCCGGGGAACTGTGCGGAATCGCGCCGGTCGGCGTGGTGGCCACTCAGGACCCGACACAACTGCTCGCGGGCGACGCCGACGCGGTGGTGTACGCCGCCGGCGCGAACCTGCGCCCGCTGGAGGCCGTCGAGGACATGGTTTCGATTCTGCGAGCCGGCAAGAACGTGGTGTCGTGTTCGGTGGTGCCGCTGGTCTTTCCCGACGCTGTCGACGGCGCCTTCACCGACCCGCTGCGCCAAGCGGCGCTGGACGGCGGCGTGTCGTTCTTCACCAGTGGCATTGATTCCGGGTTCGCCAATGATGTTCTGCCGCTGCTGCTTACCGGAGTGTCGCGGGTCATCGAATCGGTGCGGGTGACGGAGATGTTCAACTACGCCACCTACCCGGACCGGGCGGCGGTGTACGAGATCCTCGGTTTCGGTAAGCCGCCGGACTATCAGGCGTTCGCCGCGCAGCCGGGGATATTCACCTTCGGCTGGGGCCCGGTGCTGCACCAGCTCGCCGCGGGGCTGGGCGTCAAGATCGACAACATCGAGGAGACCAACGAACGCGTCGCCGCCACCGAGTCTTTCGACACCCCGACGGGTCACATCGAGGCCGGAACGATCGCTGCGATGCGCTCGACGCTGACCGGATACGTTGGGGACAAGCCAACTTTCGTCGTCGACCATGTGACGCGGATGCGCGACGACATCGCCGGAGACTGGCCCCAACCGCACATCAGTCTTGTGCCGAAGGACCTCGGCTTCGGACCGGCATCGGGCCGCGGAGCCTATCGCGTCGAGATCGAGGGCTCGCCGACTATGCGGTGCGAATTCGAGATGGCCGAGGACCACGACCACGATCTGGGTGCGCGCATCGCAGGCTCCTCGCGCATCGTCAACGCCATTCCCGCGGTGTGCGCGGCGGCGCCCGGACTGCTGTGTGCACTCGACCTGCCGCTGATCACCGGGGCCGGCCTGGTCCGTTCGGTCGAAGGCCCGTCACCGGATAGCCGCCTGCTGGGTCGTCGGCCGTGA
- a CDS encoding mammalian cell entry protein, whose translation MEDKQPAAGDLTAEAASDDAAEHDENTYTATESAKESAKPEERDADADESAAAAQEGGRKRRKLLAGKWMAIVVVVAALLFVGSAAFAGAAMQPYLADRATAATKLNVARTAANAITTLWTYTPENMDSLADRASAYLSGDFEAQYRKFVDAIVAPNKQAKITNRTQVTGAAVESLDGPNAVVIVYTNTTSTSPLTKDIPALKYLSYRLFMKRANGRWLVTRMTTVTSLDLTPHP comes from the coding sequence GTGGAAGATAAGCAGCCTGCTGCAGGTGATCTGACCGCCGAGGCGGCCTCCGACGACGCCGCTGAACACGACGAAAACACCTACACGGCAACGGAATCCGCCAAAGAGTCGGCGAAGCCTGAAGAGCGCGACGCCGACGCCGACGAATCCGCCGCGGCGGCCCAAGAGGGCGGACGCAAGCGTCGCAAACTGCTGGCCGGCAAATGGATGGCCATCGTCGTAGTGGTGGCCGCACTGCTGTTCGTCGGCTCCGCGGCGTTCGCGGGCGCGGCCATGCAGCCGTATCTGGCCGACCGCGCCACGGCGGCAACCAAGCTCAACGTGGCCCGCACCGCGGCCAACGCGATCACAACGCTGTGGACCTACACGCCGGAGAACATGGACAGCCTCGCCGATCGTGCGTCGGCATACCTCAGCGGTGACTTCGAGGCCCAGTACCGCAAATTCGTCGACGCGATCGTGGCCCCGAACAAGCAGGCCAAGATCACCAACCGGACTCAAGTCACCGGTGCGGCGGTCGAATCGCTCGATGGCCCGAACGCGGTCGTCATCGTCTACACCAACACCACCTCGACCAGCCCGCTTACCAAGGACATCCCGGCGCTGAAGTATCTGTCCTATCGGCTGTTCATGAAGCGCGCGAACGGGCGCTGGCTGGTGACCAGGATGACGACCGTCACCTCCCTGGACCTCACGCCGCATCCGTAG
- a CDS encoding DMT family transporter: MPLSTASAVTLTYAIGYPIGALAVAEMTPMAVLVLRFGFAAVILAAWALLARASWPRGAQFGHVVVAGLLIQAVQFCCLYEALLLGASAVLCAVVIAMNPVMTAILATLFLREPLGRLRIVALVLGVAAVLAACARRLMGMHGVDPVMLLLVVGLLGLSAGGVYQQRFCKGVDFRTMSAVQNSVAFIPAAALAMLTPFAVHDAGRAAAAIAGMVLLNATLAVSIYLRAISIHGAAAVAMLFAIIPAAAAVLSWLMLGQRPDVGVAIGLLVGGLACWLNSRAAGRRRAQTPSPEPELAPAGRNMVGCSAAD, from the coding sequence ATGCCTTTGAGTACCGCTTCGGCGGTGACGTTGACCTATGCGATCGGGTATCCCATCGGCGCGCTCGCGGTAGCCGAGATGACCCCGATGGCGGTGCTGGTGCTGCGCTTCGGCTTCGCCGCCGTCATCCTCGCGGCGTGGGCCCTGCTGGCCCGGGCGTCGTGGCCACGCGGCGCCCAGTTCGGTCACGTCGTCGTCGCGGGTCTGCTGATCCAGGCCGTGCAGTTCTGCTGCCTGTATGAGGCCTTGCTGCTCGGGGCGTCCGCGGTGCTGTGCGCGGTGGTGATCGCAATGAATCCGGTGATGACGGCCATCCTGGCTACCCTGTTCCTGCGCGAGCCGCTCGGCCGGCTCCGGATCGTCGCCCTGGTTCTCGGCGTCGCCGCCGTGCTCGCCGCGTGCGCCCGGCGACTGATGGGCATGCACGGCGTCGACCCGGTCATGTTGCTGCTTGTGGTTGGGCTGCTTGGCCTTTCGGCCGGCGGGGTGTATCAGCAGCGGTTCTGCAAGGGCGTCGACTTCCGCACGATGAGCGCGGTGCAAAACTCTGTGGCGTTCATTCCCGCGGCGGCGCTGGCGATGCTGACGCCGTTCGCCGTGCACGATGCGGGCAGAGCCGCCGCCGCTATCGCAGGCATGGTGCTGCTCAATGCTACGCTCGCGGTCAGCATTTACCTGCGCGCCATCAGCATTCACGGCGCGGCGGCGGTGGCGATGCTGTTCGCGATCATCCCCGCGGCCGCTGCCGTGCTGAGCTGGCTCATGCTGGGTCAGCGCCCGGACGTCGGCGTCGCGATCGGCCTGCTCGTCGGTGGCCTCGCGTGCTGGCTGAACAGTCGGGCCGCCGGCAGGCGCCGCGCGCAGACACCAAGCCCCGAGCCGGAACTCGCGCCCGCGGGCCGCAACATGGTGGGTTGCTCAGCGGCCGACTAG
- a CDS encoding pirin family protein: protein MPANSDIRRAADRAVTTTPWLKSRHSFSFGDHYEPNNTHHGLLVVNNDDVLAPQSGFDTHPHRDMEIVTWVLEGELTHQDSAGHHGVIYPGLAQRMSAGSGILHSEKNDSLTQPVHFVQMWVIPDESGIPPGYQQHEIGHIGSELVTIASGIPGRDAAITLHNRDAALHGARLQPGDTVTTPDAPYLHVFVPRGRVALDGTDELAEGDAARITDGGGSRLTATEPTELLIWEMHAKLGG from the coding sequence ATGCCTGCCAACTCCGACATTCGGCGCGCGGCTGACCGGGCTGTCACCACGACGCCGTGGCTGAAATCCAGACATTCGTTTTCGTTTGGCGACCACTATGAGCCGAATAACACCCACCACGGGCTGCTGGTGGTGAACAACGACGACGTGCTAGCGCCGCAGAGCGGATTCGACACCCACCCGCATCGCGATATGGAGATCGTGACATGGGTGCTGGAAGGCGAGTTGACACACCAGGATTCGGCCGGCCACCACGGTGTGATCTATCCAGGTCTGGCGCAGCGCATGTCGGCGGGCAGCGGGATCCTGCATTCGGAGAAGAACGATTCGCTAACGCAGCCAGTGCATTTCGTTCAGATGTGGGTCATCCCCGACGAATCGGGAATCCCCCCGGGCTATCAACAGCATGAGATCGGCCACATCGGATCCGAACTTGTGACCATCGCCTCGGGCATCCCCGGGCGCGACGCGGCGATCACACTGCACAACCGCGACGCGGCCCTGCACGGCGCGCGGCTGCAACCCGGCGACACCGTCACTACTCCCGACGCCCCCTACCTGCACGTCTTCGTGCCACGCGGCCGGGTGGCCCTGGACGGGACCGATGAACTCGCCGAAGGCGATGCGGCCCGCATCACAGACGGCGGTGGCTCACGGCTGACGGCGACCGAGCCGACGGAGCTGCTGATCTGGGAGATGCACGCAAAACTGGGCGGCTAG
- a CDS encoding phosphodiester glycosidase family protein: MHIRAERAAVLTRRTRLRRLAASVTTMLACILLTSTVAPPVAHAADARELLASAIGATKGSYLVYNFGPGHPTPLMDAGGRWYEMNNGGHLMIIKNAAERLAPHLLVDTHRGDQARCENNPGARTGEGLWQASELYAPLQAWQRMGQPTIAINANFFDVRGQKAGSWRQTGCSSPLGAFVDNTNGQGRANQAVTGTAAYPGKQGLSGGGESWSSLTTMILPTGGAPYVVWPRSKNDYDAATPVVADLLNKNEKFVAVSGIGLLAPGQTQQLHDGGPSAARTALAYVKQRDEMYIFEGGSYTPDNMQDLFRGLGSDSAILLDGGGSSAIVLRRDTGGMWAGAGSPRGSCDTRQVLCDSHERALPSWLAFN; encoded by the coding sequence ATCCACATAAGGGCCGAAAGGGCTGCCGTGCTGACACGACGCACCAGGTTGCGCCGACTGGCGGCAAGCGTCACCACAATGCTCGCCTGCATCCTGCTAACGAGCACCGTCGCACCGCCCGTCGCGCACGCCGCTGATGCCCGCGAGCTGCTCGCCAGCGCGATCGGCGCCACCAAGGGGTCGTATCTGGTCTACAACTTCGGTCCCGGCCATCCCACGCCGCTGATGGACGCCGGCGGCCGCTGGTACGAGATGAACAACGGCGGCCACCTGATGATCATCAAGAACGCGGCAGAACGCCTGGCGCCGCACCTGTTGGTCGACACCCACCGGGGTGACCAGGCCCGCTGCGAGAACAACCCCGGGGCCCGTACCGGCGAAGGACTGTGGCAGGCCTCGGAGCTGTACGCGCCGCTGCAGGCATGGCAGCGGATGGGGCAGCCGACCATCGCGATCAACGCCAACTTCTTCGATGTGCGCGGGCAGAAGGCCGGTTCGTGGCGTCAGACCGGCTGCAGCTCACCGCTCGGCGCGTTCGTGGACAACACGAACGGGCAAGGCCGCGCCAACCAGGCTGTCACCGGTACCGCGGCCTACCCCGGCAAGCAAGGGCTTTCCGGCGGTGGCGAAAGCTGGTCCTCGCTGACGACGATGATCCTGCCGACCGGTGGAGCGCCGTACGTGGTGTGGCCGCGCAGCAAGAACGACTACGACGCCGCCACCCCGGTGGTCGCCGACCTGCTGAACAAGAACGAGAAGTTCGTCGCGGTGTCCGGGATCGGGCTGCTGGCGCCGGGCCAGACCCAACAGCTGCACGACGGTGGTCCCAGCGCGGCGCGTACCGCCCTGGCCTATGTGAAGCAGCGCGACGAGATGTACATCTTCGAGGGCGGCAGCTACACGCCGGACAACATGCAAGACCTGTTCCGCGGACTGGGCAGTGATTCCGCGATCCTGCTGGACGGCGGCGGCTCCTCGGCGATCGTGCTGCGTCGCGACACGGGCGGCATGTGGGCCGGCGCGGGTTCGCCGCGTGGGTCGTGCGACACCCGTCAGGTGCTCTGCGACTCCCACGAGCGCGCCCTGCCCAGCTGGCTGGCCTTCAACTAA
- a CDS encoding MarR family transcriptional regulator, which yields MGTSTPKSPPTARVMDVLVTLADSPDGRTSAELAKTCGISTSTCALVLAELERRSWVTRRGDRRFCLGSGLFGLVHGLRAQFPLLDRGRDALTFLHHTLGAGCSMSKIGGRHLTTVDAVGHGTDGAHAVGQRFPIDPPFGLVAMAWRDDDFVAAWLHRVMPRLSRDEVAQHQRVLADIRSRGYGAWRFDDTHQSLHHRLTGLLASLEPTAQVTRQLTALMTMVTLQSVTDTLETELVSTEFVVLPIFGQDGQPEYQIEIHLGESADLTLPALDAALQHAQRLLGAQV from the coding sequence ATGGGTACGTCAACGCCGAAGTCGCCGCCGACCGCGCGGGTGATGGACGTGCTTGTCACGCTCGCGGATTCACCGGACGGGCGAACCTCGGCCGAGTTGGCGAAGACTTGCGGGATCAGCACCTCGACCTGCGCGCTGGTGCTGGCCGAGCTGGAACGCCGGTCCTGGGTCACCCGGCGCGGCGACCGGCGCTTTTGCTTAGGCAGCGGATTGTTCGGGCTGGTGCACGGGTTGCGGGCGCAGTTCCCCCTGCTGGACCGTGGCCGCGATGCGCTGACCTTCCTGCACCACACCCTCGGCGCGGGCTGCTCGATGTCGAAGATCGGCGGCCGGCACCTGACTACGGTCGACGCGGTAGGGCATGGCACCGACGGTGCGCATGCCGTCGGCCAGCGCTTCCCGATCGATCCCCCGTTCGGCCTCGTCGCGATGGCCTGGCGCGACGACGATTTCGTGGCGGCCTGGCTGCACCGGGTGATGCCGCGGCTGTCCCGCGACGAAGTCGCGCAGCATCAGCGGGTACTCGCCGACATCCGGTCCCGCGGCTACGGCGCCTGGCGGTTCGACGACACGCACCAATCGCTGCACCATCGCCTGACCGGGCTGCTCGCGTCGCTGGAGCCGACCGCACAGGTCACCCGACAACTCACCGCGCTGATGACCATGGTGACGCTGCAATCCGTCACCGACACACTCGAAACGGAGTTAGTGTCAACGGAATTCGTCGTCCTGCCGATCTTCGGCCAGGACGGGCAGCCGGAGTACCAAATCGAGATCCATCTGGGCGAATCGGCCGATTTGACGTTGCCCGCACTCGATGCCGCGCTGCAGCATGCGCAGCGACTGCTCGGCGCGCAGGTGTGA
- a CDS encoding HNH endonuclease signature motif containing protein, which yields MSSTVSLSAAVTAPDRLGVLFDELAELAGQRNAIDGRIVEIVAEIDRDGLCGVTGARSVAALVAWKLGLSSGNAHQVTAVAGRLEEFPRCVQGMREGRLSLDQVGVIAARAPEGSDEHYAQLARSATVNQLRTAVALEPRPEPDPRPQPSITKTTSEEFSCWRITLPRPEAAKFDAALASHRDALIAEWKHDRGTSAAASDIAPPVPGTVEAFMRLVESGWDAEVARRPHGQHTTVVVHVDVEQHAAALHLGPLLSDAERRYLTCDATCEVWFERDGEVIGTGRTTRLISRRLRRALEHRDRTCAVPGCGATRGLHAHHLRHWEDGGPTELFNLVLVRPYHHRLHHQGGITLTGPADHLTVTDNSGRTLSAGSLARPPTQPPPAVAPCSGPTGERAHWWWYQPFQPQPPPTNN from the coding sequence ATGTCTTCGACCGTGTCTTTGTCGGCGGCGGTGACTGCGCCTGATCGTCTTGGGGTGTTGTTCGATGAGTTGGCGGAGTTGGCCGGTCAGCGCAACGCGATTGATGGGCGCATCGTGGAGATCGTCGCCGAGATTGATCGCGACGGGCTGTGTGGGGTTACGGGGGCGCGGTCGGTGGCGGCGTTGGTGGCGTGGAAGCTCGGGTTGTCGTCGGGCAACGCCCATCAGGTGACCGCGGTGGCGGGTCGGCTCGAGGAGTTTCCGCGCTGCGTCCAAGGGATGCGGGAGGGGCGGCTGTCGCTGGATCAGGTCGGCGTCATCGCGGCGCGCGCACCCGAGGGCTCTGATGAGCATTATGCGCAGTTGGCGCGTAGTGCGACGGTCAACCAGTTGCGCACCGCGGTCGCGCTGGAACCGCGACCCGAACCCGACCCTCGGCCGCAGCCCTCGATCACCAAAACCACCAGCGAGGAGTTCAGCTGTTGGCGGATCACGCTTCCGCGCCCCGAGGCGGCAAAGTTCGACGCGGCACTGGCGTCTCATCGTGATGCGCTGATCGCCGAGTGGAAACACGATCGCGGCACCAGCGCCGCGGCATCGGATATCGCGCCGCCGGTGCCGGGAACCGTCGAGGCGTTTATGCGTCTGGTCGAGTCGGGGTGGGACGCCGAGGTGGCACGCCGGCCCCACGGTCAGCACACCACCGTGGTGGTGCACGTGGATGTCGAGCAGCACGCTGCGGCGCTGCATCTGGGTCCGCTGCTGTCCGACGCCGAGCGCCGTTACCTGACGTGTGATGCCACGTGTGAAGTCTGGTTCGAACGTGACGGTGAGGTCATCGGCACCGGCCGCACGACGCGGCTGATCAGCCGGCGGCTGCGGCGCGCTCTGGAGCACCGCGACCGAACGTGTGCGGTGCCCGGCTGTGGAGCCACCCGCGGTCTGCACGCCCACCACCTGCGCCACTGGGAGGACGGCGGGCCCACCGAGTTGTTCAATCTGGTGCTGGTGCGTCCGTATCACCACCGGCTACACCACCAAGGCGGCATCACCCTCACCGGCCCCGCAGACCATCTCACCGTCACCGACAACTCCGGCCGAACGCTCAGCGCCGGATCCCTCGCACGCCCACCAACCCAACCCCCGCCCGCAGTGGCACCCTGCTCAGGGCCTACCGGCGAACGCGCCCACTGGTGGTGGTACCAACCCTTCCAACCCCAACCACCACCAACGAACAACTAG
- a CDS encoding mammalian cell entry protein, with the protein MSPRRRFEPGEGALLVATDPQMRRRRWGLPVASTVAAVLTTAAITLSTLMLISHESREHEASKTREVLNYVTGFMTQFTSLDPYHANDYVMRIMAQATGDFAKQYHDKANEILLQVARAEPATGTILGAAVERWNDDGSATVMVATEVTSKSPDQKQVFENTNRWTATATREGNQWKISSLLQVI; encoded by the coding sequence ATGAGCCCCCGCAGAAGGTTTGAGCCCGGTGAGGGTGCGCTACTCGTCGCGACGGATCCCCAGATGCGGCGCCGGCGGTGGGGGTTACCCGTCGCGAGTACCGTCGCGGCGGTGTTGACGACAGCGGCGATCACGCTGTCTACCTTGATGCTGATCTCCCACGAATCCCGTGAGCACGAGGCCTCCAAGACCCGCGAGGTGCTCAACTACGTGACGGGGTTCATGACGCAGTTCACTTCGCTTGACCCGTATCACGCCAACGACTACGTCATGCGGATAATGGCCCAGGCGACAGGCGATTTCGCCAAGCAGTATCACGACAAGGCCAACGAGATCCTGCTGCAGGTTGCGCGTGCGGAACCAGCGACCGGCACCATCCTGGGCGCCGCGGTGGAACGGTGGAACGACGACGGCAGCGCCACCGTCATGGTGGCGACCGAGGTCACGTCCAAGTCGCCGGATCAAAAGCAGGTATTCGAGAACACCAATCGTTGGACGGCAACTGCTACGCGGGAAGGGAATCAGTGGAAGATAAGCAGCCTGCTGCAGGTGATCTGA